From one Staphylococcus kloosii genomic stretch:
- a CDS encoding deoxyribonuclease IV — translation MLLGSHVSMSGKKMLEGSAEEAHKFGESTFMIYTGAPQNTRRKPIEDLNITKGHEAMEKYGLSNIVVHAPYIINIANTEKPHVFNLGVEFLQNEIARTEAIGAKDIVLHPGSHVGAGADVGIKKIIEGLNEVLTQDNDVRIALETMAGKGSEIGRSFEELAQIIDGVHHNERLSVCFDTCHTNDAGYNVKEDFDGVINEFDKIVGIGRIKVLHVNDSKNPIGAHKDRHENIGFGHIGFDALNYIIHHDSFKDIPKILETPYVGEDKKNKKPPYKYEIEMIKNQKFDPDLKDKILQQ, via the coding sequence ATGTTATTAGGCTCTCATGTTTCAATGAGTGGTAAGAAAATGCTAGAAGGTTCTGCAGAAGAAGCACATAAATTTGGTGAATCAACATTTATGATTTATACTGGTGCGCCTCAGAATACGCGTAGAAAACCAATCGAAGATTTAAATATTACTAAAGGTCATGAAGCTATGGAAAAATATGGCCTATCAAATATAGTCGTACATGCACCGTATATTATTAATATTGCTAATACTGAAAAGCCACATGTTTTTAATCTAGGTGTAGAATTTTTACAAAATGAGATTGCACGTACTGAAGCTATCGGCGCTAAAGATATCGTATTACATCCAGGCTCACACGTTGGTGCGGGAGCAGATGTCGGTATCAAAAAAATCATCGAAGGTTTAAATGAAGTATTAACGCAAGATAACGATGTACGAATCGCCTTAGAAACAATGGCTGGTAAAGGATCAGAAATCGGACGTAGCTTTGAAGAATTAGCTCAAATTATTGATGGTGTGCACCATAACGAACGCTTGTCGGTATGTTTCGATACTTGTCATACTAATGATGCAGGATATAATGTCAAAGAAGATTTTGATGGTGTTATTAACGAATTTGATAAAATTGTTGGTATCGGTAGAATTAAAGTTTTACACGTAAACGATAGTAAAAATCCAATTGGCGCACATAAAGACCGCCATGAAAATATTGGCTTCGGCCACATTGGTTTCGACGCGTTAAACTATATCATTCATCATGATTCATTCAAAGATATTCCAAAAATATTAGAAACACCATATGTTGGTGAAGATAAAAAGAACAAAAAACCACCATACAAATATGAAATTGAAATGATTAAAAACCAAAAATTTGATCCAGATTTAAAAGATAAAATATTACAACAATAA
- a CDS encoding metal ABC transporter ATP-binding protein: MTTPVFELKKLNYAFDNKKVLDNINIKINRGEFLAVVGPNGAGKSTLLKLILGLLPLQSGKIFVDGKDYKGKQSMLKISYVSQKALAFKSGFPASVKEVVLSGLTKRKKLIRWFNKNDEQKVHAVLKRLNIEHLSNANIAELSGGQQQRILIARALISDPTVLILDEPTNGIDAKHVNDFYNTLNQLKEEGVTIILVTHDIGVVADTATEVACLNKHLHFHGSTEEFKSLDEVQISKIYGHPIKFVDHQHDRECCTND; encoded by the coding sequence ATGACTACGCCAGTATTCGAATTAAAAAAATTAAATTATGCTTTTGATAACAAAAAAGTGCTCGATAATATTAATATCAAAATTAATCGAGGTGAGTTTTTAGCAGTCGTCGGCCCAAATGGTGCTGGGAAATCGACATTGTTAAAATTAATTTTAGGTCTATTACCGTTGCAAAGTGGCAAGATATTTGTAGATGGTAAAGATTATAAAGGAAAACAATCTATGTTAAAAATTAGTTATGTATCACAGAAAGCACTTGCTTTTAAATCTGGTTTTCCTGCTAGTGTTAAAGAAGTAGTGCTTAGCGGTCTAACTAAACGTAAAAAATTAATACGCTGGTTCAATAAAAATGACGAGCAAAAAGTGCATGCAGTCTTGAAGCGTTTAAATATTGAACATTTAAGTAACGCTAACATTGCAGAATTATCTGGCGGACAGCAACAAAGAATCCTAATTGCTAGAGCCTTAATCAGTGATCCAACAGTTTTAATATTAGATGAACCGACAAATGGTATAGATGCAAAACATGTTAATGATTTTTATAATACTTTAAACCAACTGAAAGAAGAAGGCGTAACAATCATATTAGTAACACATGATATTGGAGTAGTAGCAGATACTGCAACCGAAGTGGCGTGTCTGAATAAACATTTACATTTCCACGGTTCTACCGAAGAATTTAAATCCCTAGATGAAGTACAAATTTCTAAAATCTATGGTCATCCAATTAAATTCGTAGATCATCAACATGATAGGGAGTGTTGTACAAATGATTGA
- a CDS encoding metal ABC transporter permease, whose protein sequence is MIDALLNFDFMRYSLLSGLLVGFIAPLIGAFIVVRRLSLIADALSHVTLGGISFGMFLITVLPALTFINPMWCGILFAIIGAILIEKLRTSYSNYQEIAIPIIMSAGIALSAIFISLADGFNQEIVGLLFGSISAVSLSDLLTIVAIVVIVLIFVLAFYKELFILSFDEEYSKVIGIPKWIQFLFIAIVAMVISASMRVVGILLVSALITLPVAISMRITKGFKQLIVFSIIIGEIAVIVGLTLAFYINISPGGVIVVLLVLMLACTMMYQKLNLRQKKGVEEDEN, encoded by the coding sequence ATGATTGATGCGTTACTGAACTTTGACTTTATGAGGTATTCTCTATTAAGTGGTTTACTTGTTGGTTTTATTGCGCCACTTATCGGTGCTTTTATTGTAGTACGGAGATTATCATTAATTGCAGATGCATTAAGCCATGTGACGCTCGGAGGCATCTCATTTGGCATGTTTTTAATTACAGTTTTACCTGCATTAACTTTTATTAATCCGATGTGGTGCGGTATTTTATTCGCGATTATAGGTGCCATATTAATCGAAAAACTAAGAACTTCTTATAGTAATTATCAAGAAATCGCGATTCCTATTATTATGAGTGCTGGTATAGCGCTAAGTGCTATATTTATTTCATTAGCTGATGGTTTTAACCAAGAAATTGTAGGGCTATTATTCGGTTCTATTAGCGCCGTTTCATTAAGCGATTTATTAACTATCGTGGCAATTGTGGTAATTGTTTTAATATTTGTATTAGCCTTTTATAAAGAACTATTTATATTATCTTTTGATGAAGAATATAGTAAAGTTATAGGCATTCCAAAATGGATACAGTTTTTATTTATCGCTATCGTAGCTATGGTTATTTCAGCGTCAATGCGTGTAGTCGGAATATTATTAGTAAGTGCATTAATAACACTTCCTGTAGCCATTTCAATGAGAATTACAAAAGGATTTAAACAATTGATAGTATTTAGTATAATTATCGGTGAAATAGCCGTAATAGTTGGACTAACATTAGCCTTTTATATTAACATATCGCCTGGTGGCGTTATCGTTGTACTATTAGTGTTAATGCTAGCTTGTACCATGATGTATCAAAAATTAAATCTTCGACAAAAAAAAGGAGTTGAAGAAGATGAAAACTGA
- a CDS encoding Fur family transcriptional regulator, translated as MKTEEAIQILKQDGHKYTDKRRDMLNIFVEEDKYINAKHIQQQMDTNYPGISFDTIYRNLHLFKDLNIIEGTELDGEMKFRIACTDHHHHHFICERCGDTKVIEFCPMDAIQKHLPNVAINTHKLEVYGICEKCL; from the coding sequence ATGAAAACTGAAGAAGCAATTCAAATTCTTAAACAAGATGGTCATAAATATACAGATAAACGTCGTGACATGCTTAATATTTTTGTAGAAGAAGATAAATATATTAATGCCAAACATATACAACAACAAATGGATACAAATTATCCGGGTATATCATTCGATACTATATATAGAAACTTACATTTATTTAAAGACTTAAATATTATTGAAGGCACTGAACTAGATGGTGAAATGAAATTTAGAATTGCCTGTACAGATCATCACCATCATCATTTTATTTGCGAACGTTGCGGTGATACTAAAGTAATTGAATTTTGTCCTATGGACGCGATTCAAAAACATTTACCAAATGTTGCAATTAATACACATAAATTAGAAGTTTATGGTATTTGTGAGAAATGTCTTTAA
- a CDS encoding superoxide dismutase, whose translation MAFELPKLPYEFDALEPHIDKETMEIHHDKHHNTYVTKLNAAVEGTELESKSIEEIIANLDSVPENIQTAVRNNGGGHINHSLFWELLTPNSEEKGTVVDKIKEQWGSLDAFKEEFADKAAGRFGSGWAWLVVNNGNLEIVTTPNQDNPLTEGKTPILGLDVWEHAYYLKYQNKRPDYISAFWNVVNWEKVDELYNAAK comes from the coding sequence ATGGCTTTTGAATTACCAAAATTACCTTATGAGTTTGATGCGTTAGAACCACACATCGATAAAGAAACTATGGAAATTCACCACGATAAACACCATAACACTTATGTAACAAAATTAAACGCAGCAGTTGAAGGAACTGAATTAGAATCTAAGTCAATTGAAGAAATTATTGCAAACTTAGACAGTGTTCCTGAAAACATTCAAACAGCTGTTCGTAATAATGGTGGGGGACATATTAACCATTCATTATTCTGGGAATTATTAACTCCTAACTCTGAAGAAAAAGGTACTGTAGTAGATAAAATTAAAGAACAATGGGGTTCTTTAGATGCATTTAAAGAAGAATTTGCTGATAAAGCTGCAGGCCGTTTCGGTTCAGGTTGGGCATGGTTAGTAGTAAATAACGGTAACTTAGAAATCGTTACTACACCTAACCAAGACAATCCATTAACTGAAGGTAAAACACCTATCTTAGGTTTAGATGTTTGGGAACACGCTTATTACCTTAAATATCAAAACAAACGTCCAGATTACATCAGTGCTTTCTGGAACGTAGTTAACTGGGAAAAAGTTGACGAATTATACAATGCAGCTAAATAA
- a CDS encoding peptidoglycan D,D-transpeptidase FtsI family protein — translation MLKRLKEKSNDEKIRNTMNKRVSFVFGLIVFIFAIVVLRLGYLQIAQGSHYKQQIKNSENITVNESVPRGRILDRNGKVIVDNASKMAITYTRGKKTSQDEVLSTARKLSKLIHMKTDQITDRDKQDYWIQKHPNKSKAMMKHEQSLLDDGSISQEQYDDTLHKKITSKQLNSLTDKDLQVLAIYREMMSGSTLNPQIIKNDDVTKKEYAAVSQKLTQLPGVNTSMDWDRKYPYGDTLRGVLGDVSTSKEGIPKELTDKYLSKGYSRNDRVGKSYLEYQYEDILKGKKKEMKYTTDKSGDIINSKVVNPGSRGDDLVLSIDIDLQRKTEKYLKEQISKLRSQGAKNMDNALMVVQNPNNGDILAMVGKQIHKDGSMTDYDIGTFTSQYAVGSSVKGGTLLAGYQNNAIKVGEKMVDEPLKFAGGLQKHSYFNQNGRVTINDKQALMHSSNVYMFKTALKIAGHPYMPNMNLPSDITVAGQKLRKGLNQVGLGVKTGIDLPNETSGQIEPLNNNPGNYLDLAIGQYDTYTPMQLSQYVSTIANNGYRIQPHIGLEIRNATNQDTLGPVKQKIKGNVLNKVNNTNAQINEVQQGFKMAFNEVPGTGYESFHNTDVPSAGKTGTAEVFQDGKPRVNSTYIGYAPINNPKLAFSIVYTNQPVPEPWLNGGDVGRDVINNYFKNKEK, via the coding sequence TTGTTAAAACGTTTAAAAGAAAAATCAAATGATGAAAAAATTAGAAATACAATGAATAAAAGAGTTAGCTTTGTGTTTGGGCTAATTGTTTTTATTTTTGCTATTGTCGTACTCCGATTAGGTTATCTACAAATTGCCCAAGGTTCTCATTATAAACAGCAAATTAAAAATAGCGAAAACATAACTGTAAATGAGTCAGTACCAAGGGGTAGAATTCTTGATAGAAATGGTAAAGTCATCGTAGATAATGCGTCAAAAATGGCTATTACATATACACGTGGCAAAAAAACATCACAAGATGAGGTATTATCCACGGCACGAAAATTATCTAAACTTATTCATATGAAGACGGATCAAATTACTGATAGAGATAAACAAGATTATTGGATACAAAAGCATCCAAATAAATCTAAAGCTATGATGAAACATGAGCAAAGTCTATTAGATGATGGTAGTATTTCTCAAGAACAATATGATGATACTTTACATAAAAAGATAACATCAAAACAATTAAATAGTTTAACAGATAAAGATTTACAAGTACTGGCAATTTATCGTGAAATGATGTCCGGTTCTACTTTAAATCCACAAATCATTAAAAATGATGATGTGACGAAGAAAGAATATGCTGCTGTTTCACAAAAACTAACACAGTTACCCGGTGTGAATACAAGTATGGATTGGGATAGAAAATATCCTTATGGCGACACTTTAAGAGGCGTTTTAGGTGATGTTTCAACTTCTAAAGAAGGTATTCCAAAAGAATTAACAGATAAATATTTATCTAAGGGTTACTCACGTAATGATCGTGTCGGAAAATCATATTTAGAATATCAGTACGAAGATATTCTAAAAGGTAAGAAAAAAGAAATGAAATATACGACAGATAAATCTGGAGATATTATCAATTCTAAAGTTGTAAACCCTGGTTCTCGTGGTGATGATTTAGTTCTAAGTATTGATATTGATTTACAACGTAAAACAGAAAAATATCTAAAAGAGCAAATTAGTAAATTACGAAGCCAAGGCGCTAAAAATATGGATAACGCTTTAATGGTTGTGCAAAACCCTAATAACGGTGATATTTTAGCTATGGTTGGTAAACAAATCCATAAAGATGGCAGTATGACTGATTATGATATTGGTACTTTTACTTCCCAATATGCCGTAGGTTCATCAGTTAAAGGTGGAACTTTATTAGCTGGTTATCAAAATAACGCGATCAAAGTAGGCGAAAAAATGGTCGATGAACCATTGAAATTTGCCGGCGGTCTACAAAAACATTCATACTTTAACCAAAATGGTAGAGTTACGATTAATGATAAACAAGCGTTAATGCATTCATCAAACGTATATATGTTTAAAACTGCACTAAAAATTGCAGGTCATCCGTATATGCCTAACATGAATTTACCATCAGATATCACTGTGGCCGGTCAAAAATTACGTAAAGGATTAAACCAAGTAGGGCTTGGTGTTAAAACTGGAATCGATTTACCAAATGAAACTAGTGGTCAAATAGAACCTTTAAATAATAATCCAGGTAATTATTTAGACTTGGCAATCGGTCAATATGATACGTATACACCAATGCAATTGTCACAATATGTGTCTACAATTGCCAATAATGGTTATAGAATACAACCTCATATTGGACTAGAAATTAGAAATGCAACAAATCAAGACACACTTGGTCCCGTTAAACAAAAAATTAAAGGAAACGTCTTAAATAAAGTGAATAACACAAACGCACAAATCAATGAAGTTCAACAAGGTTTCAAAATGGCCTTCAATGAAGTGCCAGGTACAGGTTATGAAAGTTTCCATAATACAGATGTGCCTTCAGCGGGTAAAACAGGTACAGCTGAAGTGTTCCAAGATGGTAAACCTAGAGTTAACTCAACTTATATTGGTTATGCACCAATAAACAATCCTAAATTAGCATTTTCAATTGTCTACACAAACCAGCCAGTACCAGAACCATGGTTAAATGGCGGTGATGTAGGTAGAGATGTTATTAATAACTATTTTAAAAATAAAGAGAAATAA
- the rpmG gene encoding 50S ribosomal protein L33, which yields MRVNVTLACTECGERNYITTKNKRTNPERIEMKKHCARDNKHTMHRETK from the coding sequence ATGCGCGTAAACGTAACATTAGCTTGCACAGAATGTGGAGAAAGAAACTACATTACAACTAAAAATAAACGTACTAATCCTGAACGAATCGAAATGAAAAAACACTGTGCTCGTGATAACAAACACACTATGCACCGTGAAACAAAATAA
- a CDS encoding 5-formyltetrahydrofolate cyclo-ligase, producing the protein MTKVELRKQMLNKMKSFSSTGKQAADSSLADQLFDTEVYRKAQTVGIVLSMPHEVNTYNIIRHMFEDNKQVFVPETNYKLRSMIFKEITDFADIELDSKGINHVVADNETTENLDLLIVPGVVFNHHGYRIGYGGGYFDKFLANHKQDTISLIYDFQIDAFETEDHDQPVDTLIIATT; encoded by the coding sequence TTGACTAAAGTTGAATTGAGAAAACAGATGCTAAATAAAATGAAATCATTTTCTAGCACGGGTAAACAAGCTGCAGATAGTTCCTTGGCCGATCAATTATTTGATACTGAGGTTTATCGCAAAGCACAAACTGTTGGTATAGTGTTATCGATGCCACACGAAGTGAATACATACAATATAATTAGACATATGTTCGAAGATAACAAGCAGGTTTTTGTTCCGGAAACAAACTACAAACTTCGTTCTATGATTTTCAAAGAAATCACTGATTTTGCTGACATTGAATTAGATAGCAAAGGAATTAATCATGTGGTTGCCGATAATGAAACTACAGAGAATTTAGATTTATTAATCGTACCTGGTGTGGTTTTTAATCATCATGGCTATCGTATTGGCTATGGTGGTGGATATTTCGATAAGTTTTTAGCAAATCATAAACAAGATACAATAAGCTTGATTTATGATTTTCAAATTGACGCATTTGAAACTGAGGACCACGATCAACCAGTTGATACTTTAATAATCGCTACAACTTAA
- a CDS encoding rhomboid family intramembrane serine protease, which produces MVTEKHFWKCSYFWIKYFNFELVHHDENNQEVWLAHKKKNELVIFNYNIKSAQEIRFTKDKIKEHKQDVSEFLTFEPKKVTLYFITEHNFTDEQLNESGQTTYTVKIIRNEQSLERIMPNLFVKTIYKQDNKKHTLSYFKKRVLNTNPIEKHMLKFAPITYALIIINVIIWLSMILFFNHFTQLSLLDAGGLVHFNVIHGEWYRLVTSIFLHYNFEHILMNMLSLFIFGKIVESIVGHWRMLVIYLFAGIFANFASLSFNITTVSAGASGAIFGLIGALFAFMFISKNFNKKLIGQLLIVLVILIVISLFMTNINVYAHIGGLIGGFLICLLGHYFVSDKNKFWIVLVILLILFVAAQIRIFTIKEDNIYNTIITNEMTQGNYKEAQSMVKHTIKKNYADDETYYLNGLITTTLNSRAEGMADWERGLRYYPNSGILNYELAIANRALDDKSKARKYAKKALKADPHNHDYLNLTKELKD; this is translated from the coding sequence ATGGTTACAGAAAAGCATTTTTGGAAATGCAGTTATTTTTGGATAAAATACTTTAATTTTGAGTTAGTGCATCACGATGAAAATAACCAAGAAGTGTGGCTTGCTCATAAAAAGAAAAATGAACTTGTTATTTTTAATTACAACATTAAATCTGCTCAAGAAATTCGATTTACTAAAGATAAAATAAAAGAACATAAACAAGATGTCTCAGAATTTTTGACCTTTGAACCAAAAAAAGTGACGCTCTATTTTATTACAGAACACAACTTTACAGATGAACAATTAAATGAGTCGGGTCAAACGACTTACACCGTTAAAATAATAAGGAATGAGCAATCACTTGAACGGATTATGCCTAATTTATTTGTTAAAACGATATATAAACAAGATAATAAAAAGCATACATTATCATATTTTAAGAAACGTGTTCTAAATACAAATCCTATTGAAAAACATATGTTAAAGTTTGCGCCAATTACATATGCCTTAATTATCATTAATGTCATTATTTGGTTATCGATGATTTTGTTTTTCAATCATTTTACACAATTAAGTTTATTAGACGCCGGTGGTTTGGTTCATTTTAATGTTATTCATGGAGAATGGTATCGTTTAGTGACTTCCATCTTTTTACATTACAACTTTGAACATATTTTAATGAACATGCTAAGCCTATTTATTTTTGGTAAAATAGTAGAATCTATAGTGGGTCATTGGCGTATGCTTGTCATATATTTGTTTGCAGGGATATTTGCTAACTTTGCATCATTATCATTTAATATTACGACGGTGTCAGCCGGTGCCAGTGGCGCAATATTTGGTTTGATAGGCGCGTTGTTTGCTTTTATGTTTATTAGTAAGAACTTTAATAAAAAATTAATTGGTCAATTACTTATTGTATTAGTTATATTAATCGTAATTTCATTATTTATGACTAATATTAACGTTTATGCTCATATCGGCGGCTTGATCGGTGGCTTTTTAATTTGTTTATTAGGGCATTATTTTGTTAGTGATAAAAATAAATTTTGGATTGTATTAGTTATTTTGTTAATTCTATTCGTAGCTGCCCAAATTCGTATTTTCACTATTAAAGAAGATAATATTTACAATACAATTATTACTAACGAAATGACTCAAGGTAATTACAAAGAAGCACAAAGCATGGTCAAACATACCATCAAAAAGAATTATGCGGATGATGAAACATATTATTTAAATGGATTAATTACAACGACATTAAATTCTAGAGCAGAAGGTATGGCTGACTGGGAGAGAGGCTTAAGATATTATCCTAATTCAGGTATTTTGAATTATGAGCTTGCTATAGCAAATCGTGCATTGGATGATAAAAGCAAGGCACGTAAATATGCTAAAAAAGCACTCAAAGCCGACCCCCATAACCATGATTATTTAAATTTAACAAAAGAGTTGAAAGATTAA
- a CDS encoding YqgQ family protein, producing the protein MRQNLNNFYDVLQLLKQFGFIIYFKDKEDMYEMIEQEISQLFQYELISKDDYIKCKLIIKQRRMNR; encoded by the coding sequence ATGAGACAAAATCTTAATAACTTTTATGATGTTTTACAATTGTTAAAACAATTTGGTTTTATTATTTATTTTAAAGACAAAGAAGATATGTATGAAATGATTGAACAAGAAATTTCTCAATTATTCCAATATGAATTAATATCAAAAGATGATTACATTAAATGCAAATTAATTATAAAGCAGAGAAGGATGAATAGATAA
- a CDS encoding glucokinase, giving the protein MKKIILAADVGGTTCKLGLFDEDLERLEKWSIETDTTDSTGYTLLKGVYDSFEEKVAAFGYSFEDVIGVGIGVPGPVDFESGIVNGAVNLYWKGNVKVREIFQQFVSCPVYVDNDANVAALGEKHKGAGKGADDVVAITLGTGLGGGIISNGEIVHGHNGSGAEIGHFRVDHDQRFKCNCGKSGCIETVASATGVVNLVNFYYPKLTFKSSILELIKSNKVTAKAVFNAAKAGDQFCIFITERVANYIAYLCSIISVTSNPKYIVLGGGMSTAGLILIENIKTEYYNLTFSPAQQGTEIVQAELGNDAGITGAAGLIYTYVLEKEGIK; this is encoded by the coding sequence ATGAAGAAAATCATATTAGCTGCAGACGTTGGCGGTACAACTTGTAAATTAGGTTTATTTGATGAAGATCTAGAAAGATTAGAAAAATGGTCAATTGAAACTGATACTACAGATTCAACAGGATATACGTTATTAAAAGGCGTTTATGATTCATTTGAAGAAAAAGTAGCAGCATTCGGATATAGTTTCGAAGATGTTATTGGTGTAGGTATTGGTGTACCAGGTCCAGTAGATTTTGAATCTGGAATAGTAAATGGTGCTGTCAATCTTTATTGGAAAGGTAATGTGAAAGTTAGAGAAATATTCCAACAGTTCGTTTCATGCCCTGTTTACGTAGATAATGATGCAAATGTTGCTGCATTAGGTGAAAAACATAAAGGTGCTGGTAAAGGTGCAGATGATGTTGTAGCCATTACTTTAGGTACTGGATTAGGTGGCGGTATAATTTCAAATGGTGAGATTGTTCATGGTCATAATGGCTCAGGAGCTGAGATAGGCCATTTCAGAGTTGACCATGATCAACGCTTTAAATGTAATTGTGGCAAGTCTGGTTGTATCGAAACAGTTGCTTCTGCAACAGGTGTCGTTAATTTAGTTAATTTCTATTACCCTAAGTTAACTTTTAAATCATCTATATTAGAATTAATTAAATCTAATAAAGTTACAGCAAAAGCTGTTTTTAATGCTGCTAAAGCAGGCGATCAATTCTGTATTTTCATTACAGAAAGAGTCGCTAATTATATCGCTTACTTATGTAGTATCATTAGTGTGACAAGCAATCCTAAATACATTGTTTTAGGTGGAGGCATGTCCACAGCAGGTTTGATTTTAATCGAAAATATTAAAACTGAATACTATAATTTAACATTTTCACCTGCACAACAAGGCACTGAAATTGTACAAGCAGAATTAGGTAATGATGCCGGAATTACAGGTGCTGCAGGATTAATTTATACGTATGTCTTAGAGAAGGAAGGTATTAAATAA
- a CDS encoding MTH1187 family thiamine-binding protein: MAIVDVVVIPVGTEGPSVSKYIAEIQTKLKEYKKAGKIDYQLTPMNTLIEGELADLLEVVQAIHELPFDKGLDRVCTNIRIDDRRDKSRKMNDKLASVEKHLNSNGDNNENI, encoded by the coding sequence ATGGCAATTGTTGATGTTGTTGTAATTCCAGTAGGTACTGAAGGACCAAGCGTAAGTAAATATATTGCAGAAATTCAAACTAAATTAAAAGAGTATAAAAAAGCTGGTAAAATAGATTACCAACTTACACCAATGAATACTTTAATCGAAGGCGAATTAGCTGACTTATTAGAAGTCGTGCAAGCAATTCACGAACTACCTTTCGATAAAGGATTAGATAGAGTTTGTACAAATATTAGAATTGATGACAGACGTGATAAATCAAGAAAAATGAATGATAAATTAGCATCTGTAGAAAAACATTTAAATTCTAATGGTGATAATAATGAGAATATCTAG
- a CDS encoding MBL fold metallo-hydrolase gives MRISSLTLGPVETNCYFIENEDGIIIVDPAGESGQIIKKVNQLNKTVKAVLLTHAHFDHIAALDDIVEKYQVPVYMSAIEFDFLVNTEKNGSAKFKQFGLPEVVSDAKPQSLEEGKVNLAGFEFEVLHTPGHSPGSLTFVFNDFAVVGDTLFKQGIGRTDLYKGDYETLVDSIQDKLFELEGDLPLFPGHGPYTTVDDEQFNPFLHG, from the coding sequence ATGAGAATATCTAGTTTAACTCTAGGCCCAGTTGAAACTAATTGTTATTTTATCGAGAATGAAGACGGTATAATAATTGTTGATCCAGCAGGCGAAAGTGGACAAATTATTAAAAAAGTAAACCAACTAAATAAAACTGTCAAAGCGGTATTACTAACGCATGCGCACTTTGACCACATTGCCGCTTTAGATGATATTGTCGAAAAATATCAAGTTCCGGTTTATATGAGCGCCATTGAGTTTGATTTTTTAGTTAATACCGAAAAGAATGGCTCAGCAAAATTTAAACAATTTGGCTTACCAGAAGTCGTCAGCGACGCTAAGCCACAATCCTTAGAAGAAGGCAAAGTTAATTTAGCCGGTTTTGAATTTGAAGTGTTACATACACCAGGACATTCACCTGGTAGTTTAACTTTCGTATTCAATGACTTTGCTGTAGTAGGCGATACTTTATTTAAGCAAGGTATTGGTCGCACTGATTTATATAAAGGGGACTATGAAACGTTAGTTGACTCAATACAAGATAAATTATTTGAGTTAGAAGGCGATTTACCATTATTCCCTGGTCACGGTCCATATACAACCGTTGACGATGAACAATTTAATCCATTTTTACATGGTTAG